ATTCGGTTTCTAGTCTCCATAACATAACTTTTCATTTGGTGCCCATTTGTGCCCATCGGGGGTGGATGATTGaatccgcctccacccgatgtctaaacattttattgcctatgtttccttccagttcGGTTCAgctttgtatcatagaggcataatgggtctaatggcgtttttaaggggtggcgtgaccccctatactactTGGACCGcccttttattatgaaattcgtactatactcttgaatacctttcatttgaatcccatattatcccgatcggtccacttttatttttgggtagtacttttggtgtaaggggaaggtccgcccccacccgatatcaaaaaaatatatagcctttgtttccttccagaccaacctacacaatccgtgaaaatttcaaggtaatcggttaagccgtttttaagtctatacggaacaaacaaacaaacacaaattgaattttatatataagactagctgagcctggcccgctcagctgcgcccgattatgctaagttggagagaagtactctaaatttgaacatttctgcgtaCTTGTAAATagttaaaaatgtattcctcagTCGTATTCTGACTGTGAAAACGAACGAACGTCTGTAAAACCGCAGAGCCAAAACTCTCTacttacaacaaaaaaatgagTGTTAATACCAAACAACCCAATTTTGAAATTGACAATaagaaattgtttaaaaattacaCTATTGGTCCCAAATACCTCATGATGTCAAGAAGAGATAGTGAAGAAACTCTCATTAATGTGTCTCCTTTCTTAATTAAAAAAGTCATTGATAGTGTATGTGGAGAAATTGAAATGTGCAAAAAACTCAGAAGTGGCGATAttctaattaaaacaaaaactgcaACTCAAGCCACAAAATTGTTCCAACTCATTTCTCtcacaaatgaaataaaagtcGAAGTGAAAGAACATAACTCTCTCAACTATTCCAAGGGAGTTATCTACTGCAATGATCTACGTGGAATCCCTGAGAATGAAATTCTAAATgaactaaaaaaacaaaacgtaaCCGAAgttcaaaaaattctaaaaaaaaatgaagactCTCTCATCGAAACTGGTCTCATTATAATTACTTTTTCTCTACCCAATTTACCTGATGAAATTAATATTGGATATGAGAAAACGTGCGTGCGGCCTTATATTCCCTTGCCCATGAGGTGTCGTCAGTGTTTCCACTATGGACACCCAACAAAACGgtgtaaaaataataaaatttgcattaacTGTGGTGACATAGCTCACACACAAGAAAATGAACTCTGCCAAAACAACACTAAATGTATAAACTGCGATGAGAACAAATTAGATGATAAGTCCCACTCTGTGCTCAGTAAAAAATGCCCCGTTTTTCTAAAATTCAAAGAGATACAGGCCATTAAAACACTCGACAAAGTAGATCACAAAACTGCTCTCGCAACATACAAACAACGTCATCCAAATGACACTGTCTATTCCAAGGTTACAAGAAGCACTGTAAGCTATCACGATCTCCCaactacttccaacaacaacacaaactaCGCAATGTGTGAAAATAAGAAGCAACAGCAGGCAAAACCATCAGACCCCGCACCTCCGCAGCCTTTAGTGAGTGCTCGCGACAAACCAACTACTGTCAACATACTGCCGAAGAACATATCGAAACGAACAAGAAATGAGCTCAAGAGCAAAAGTGCGGCTATCAACAATccaaaaaaa
This Stomoxys calcitrans chromosome 2, idStoCalc2.1, whole genome shotgun sequence DNA region includes the following protein-coding sequences:
- the LOC131994702 gene encoding uncharacterized protein LOC131994702, with protein sequence MSVNTKQPNFEIDNKKLFKNYTIGPKYLMMSRRDSEETLINVSPFLIKKVIDSVCGEIEMCKKLRSGDILIKTKTATQATKLFQLISLTNEIKVEVKEHNSLNYSKGVIYCNDLRGIPENEILNELKKQNVTEVQKILKKNEDSLIETGLIIITFSLPNLPDEINIGYEKTCVRPYIPLPMRCRQCFHYGHPTKRCKNNKICINCGDIAHTQENELCQNNTKCINCDENKLDDKSHSVLSKKCPVFLKFKEIQAIKTLDKVDHKTALATYKQRHPNDTVYSKVTRSTVSYHDLPTTSNNNTNYAMCENKKQQQAKPSDPAPPQPLVSARDKPTTVNILPKNISKRTRNELKSKSAAINNPKKLCKNSTESDNLSDE